The proteins below are encoded in one region of Tsuneonella sp. CC-YZS046:
- a CDS encoding FliI/YscN family ATPase: protein MLKRFEEILSGLPSEPVDLGPTRFGLLSACDGGLLEVSGLSVPVGSLCHVMQGQNHHLTAEVIGFRNGRTIMMLLGDTVSLRPGSRVYPGGAPGMVHVGERFLGRAVDGEGKPIDGGEPIRANEQWPVGGVRVGALDRTRVREPFDTGIRALNALTTFGIGQRVGIMAGSGVGKSVLIDMVANGAEADIVVAGLIGERAREVSDFVERHMTGARRQRTVVVAVPADHAPNLRLRGAMLATSLAEYFRARGKRVLLILDSLTRVAHAAREIALLLGEPGAARGYPPSALSTITKLVERAGNSGQSGGAITGLYTVLADGDNQDDPVVDTARSILDGHIVLSRDLAQRGQYPAIDVPASLSRVMADITAPEHQSLARQFRALMASYEANRDLVLMGAYRTGADPQLDRAIAKQPELVKFLCQGGHEKAGLDDSIAALSGILGDEA from the coding sequence GTGCTGAAGCGCTTCGAGGAGATATTGTCCGGTCTGCCGTCGGAGCCGGTCGATCTCGGCCCGACCCGCTTCGGGCTGCTGTCCGCATGTGACGGCGGCCTGCTGGAAGTGAGCGGCCTTTCGGTGCCGGTAGGTTCGCTTTGCCACGTCATGCAAGGCCAGAACCATCACCTTACCGCCGAGGTGATCGGCTTTCGGAACGGCCGCACCATCATGATGCTGCTGGGCGACACGGTTTCCCTCCGCCCCGGATCGCGCGTCTATCCGGGCGGGGCGCCGGGCATGGTGCATGTCGGGGAACGCTTCCTCGGGCGCGCGGTGGACGGGGAAGGCAAGCCGATCGACGGCGGGGAACCGATCCGCGCCAACGAGCAATGGCCGGTAGGCGGTGTCCGGGTGGGCGCGCTGGACCGGACCCGCGTGCGCGAGCCATTCGACACCGGCATCCGCGCGCTGAATGCGCTGACCACCTTCGGCATCGGCCAGCGCGTGGGCATCATGGCCGGTTCCGGCGTGGGCAAGTCGGTGCTGATCGACATGGTGGCCAATGGCGCCGAGGCGGACATCGTGGTCGCCGGGCTGATCGGTGAACGCGCCCGCGAAGTCTCGGATTTCGTGGAACGCCATATGACGGGCGCCCGCCGGCAAAGGACCGTGGTGGTCGCCGTCCCGGCCGACCATGCGCCCAATCTGCGGCTGCGCGGCGCCATGCTGGCGACCAGCCTGGCGGAATATTTCCGCGCCAGGGGCAAACGCGTTCTCCTCATTCTCGACAGCCTGACCCGGGTCGCTCACGCGGCGCGCGAAATAGCATTGCTGCTGGGCGAGCCAGGCGCGGCGCGCGGCTATCCGCCGTCCGCCCTTTCGACGATAACCAAGCTGGTCGAGCGAGCCGGCAATTCCGGCCAGAGCGGCGGCGCGATCACCGGCCTCTACACGGTGCTGGCCGATGGCGACAATCAGGACGACCCGGTCGTGGACACGGCCCGATCCATTCTGGACGGCCACATCGTCCTGTCGCGCGATCTCGCCCAGCGCGGGCAATATCCGGCGATAGATGTCCCCGCCTCGCTCAGCCGGGTGATGGCGGACATCACCGCGCCCGAGCACCAGTCTCTCGCCCGGCAGTTCCGGGCGCTCATGGCCAGCTACGAAGCCAATCGCGACCTCGTCCTGATGGGCGCCTATCGCACCGGAGCCGACCCCCAGCTCGACCGGGCGATCGCCAAGCAGCCGGAACTCGTGAAGTTCCTGTGCCAGGGCGGGCATGAGAAGGCCGGTCTTGACGACAGCATAGCCGCGCTTTCAGGCATCCTCGGCGATGAAGCCTGA
- a CDS encoding FliH/SctL family protein, which translates to MSSLPQSLFEPGQGFSRDARFAPLVLVEAPAERADDPVARAYAEGYAKGAEEAGAQARADAAREMAARGKIEVAFERLAEADALRLEERLRETILVLCDQALAPLAIDPESLSTRIRKALGMFRRAEDERVLRLNPQDLALVSGHLPGDLKVEADAALERGEIRVETADGGVEDGPQQWRRILAEALGSC; encoded by the coding sequence ATGTCTAGTCTGCCGCAATCGCTGTTCGAACCGGGACAGGGCTTTTCCCGCGATGCCCGCTTCGCTCCGCTCGTGCTGGTCGAAGCGCCGGCCGAGCGCGCGGACGATCCGGTCGCCCGCGCCTATGCGGAAGGATATGCCAAGGGGGCCGAGGAAGCCGGGGCGCAAGCCCGGGCCGACGCGGCGCGGGAAATGGCCGCGCGAGGAAAGATCGAGGTTGCCTTCGAGCGGCTGGCGGAAGCGGACGCGCTGCGTCTGGAAGAGCGGCTGCGCGAAACCATTCTGGTGCTGTGCGATCAGGCGCTCGCCCCGCTGGCGATAGATCCGGAAAGCCTCTCGACCCGTATCCGCAAGGCGCTCGGCATGTTCCGGCGCGCAGAGGATGAACGCGTCCTGCGGCTCAATCCGCAGGATCTTGCCCTGGTATCCGGCCATTTGCCGGGCGATCTGAAGGTGGAAGCCGATGCCGCGCTCGAACGCGGCGAGATCAGGGTCGAAACGGCCGACGGCGGGGTCGAGGATGGGCCGCAGCAATGGCGGCGCATTCTCGCCGAGGCGCTCGGTTCGTGCTGA
- the fliG gene encoding flagellar motor switch protein FliG, whose protein sequence is MGLEIDPATRAAVMVMLLDEQQATRLLGQLEPEELRTLGERMCALGDIDPTVISSTVADFMELSEHTGMSVSDRTRQVQSLMTGALGEMKAENLMRSIVPDSSRLSSSLELAKWLDPEVIAPLIEDEHPQLIAVLMVQLDPQVAARVLHRLPDAMQTEVVHRIATLDAVSSEAIAMLEELLSRKITAAHGAMPLTLGGPANAAEIINKSGSVVEKQVMSQLNKIDRSLAKRIEGEMFRFEHLLVLDGQSMGALLREVDSETLVDALKGAAEPDREAFFAAMSSRAADGVRDEIDARGRIKMAEVEAAQKAMVDIARRLAADGVIAFGNSGDDEYV, encoded by the coding sequence ATGGGCCTCGAAATCGATCCCGCCACGCGCGCCGCCGTGATGGTGATGCTGCTCGACGAACAGCAGGCGACCCGGCTACTCGGCCAGCTCGAACCGGAGGAACTCCGGACGCTGGGCGAACGCATGTGCGCGCTGGGCGACATCGACCCCACCGTCATTTCCAGCACGGTCGCGGATTTCATGGAACTCAGCGAGCATACGGGAATGTCCGTTTCGGATCGCACCAGGCAGGTCCAGTCCTTGATGACCGGCGCCCTGGGCGAGATGAAGGCGGAGAACCTGATGCGTTCCATCGTGCCGGATTCATCCCGCCTGTCCTCCTCGCTCGAACTCGCCAAATGGCTCGATCCGGAAGTGATCGCTCCGCTGATTGAGGACGAGCATCCCCAGCTGATCGCCGTGCTGATGGTGCAGCTCGATCCCCAGGTCGCGGCCAGGGTGCTGCACCGGCTGCCGGACGCGATGCAAACGGAAGTGGTTCACCGCATCGCCACTCTTGACGCGGTTTCCAGCGAGGCGATCGCCATGCTGGAAGAACTGCTGAGCCGGAAGATCACCGCCGCGCATGGCGCCATGCCGCTCACCCTGGGCGGGCCGGCCAATGCCGCCGAAATCATCAACAAGTCCGGCAGCGTCGTCGAAAAGCAGGTCATGTCGCAGCTGAACAAGATCGACCGCTCGCTGGCGAAACGCATCGAAGGGGAAATGTTCCGCTTCGAGCATCTCCTTGTGCTCGACGGCCAATCCATGGGCGCATTGCTGCGCGAAGTGGACAGCGAAACACTGGTCGACGCCTTGAAGGGCGCCGCCGAACCGGATCGCGAGGCTTTCTTCGCGGCCATGTCGAGCCGCGCGGCCGACGGTGTGCGCGACGAAATCGATGCGCGCGGGCGCATCAAGATGGCCGAGGTCGAAGCCGCCCAGAAGGCGATGGTCGACATTGCCCGTCGTCTGGCGGCCGATGGCGTGATCGCATTCGGCAACAGCGGCGACGACGAATATGTCTAG
- the fliF gene encoding flagellar basal-body MS-ring/collar protein FliF, whose protein sequence is MSDIVPATQGNAASPLAMLTDPGGGSALTRIRGFGEQPAVRRALPWFAGVAGLGVLALTYAVLSPAPQRVLYNQLDDSERASVVASLDKASISYKIDNATGSLTVNEDDLYRARMLVASDGALATPESGAALLDSLPLGASRTMEGERLRVARERELTLTIMEIDGVEAVRVHLAEPEQSVFVRESNPPSASVMLRLAKGRQLSGSQVTAIANLVASSVSGLSIDDIRIVDQHGRLLSEKESEKTDALDLQSRMEGKLRTQVNQLLTPVLGSGNFSTEVQVELDMDEKTSARESYEKDGAVRQETEELSQSANGSGAAVGVPGILSNTPPPPAQAEEGAPQGSSPAQQAAPTANQPMAGETRASRTYELGREVSVLNSAPGRIKQLSVAVALSAEAMKKSKASDVDKIKALVSAAVGADATRGDQVAVMVRSFETTEIEQPQFYETAWFATLVRNGVALLGVLLVLLLGVRPLLRMLSRNSQRPNETLPAFAAPADSDAIAPSGGPDPIDRSLLNRQVGAAQRLVEERPDRAVIALRQMLNQSQNGAS, encoded by the coding sequence ATGAGCGACATCGTTCCCGCCACACAAGGTAACGCGGCCTCGCCGCTGGCCATGCTCACCGATCCGGGGGGCGGAAGTGCATTGACCCGCATCCGCGGATTTGGGGAACAGCCGGCGGTCAGGCGCGCATTGCCGTGGTTCGCCGGGGTTGCCGGGCTTGGCGTTCTCGCCCTTACCTATGCCGTCCTGTCGCCCGCGCCGCAGCGGGTCCTCTATAATCAGCTCGATGATTCCGAGCGCGCCAGCGTGGTCGCTTCGCTCGACAAGGCGTCGATCTCCTACAAGATCGACAATGCGACCGGATCGCTCACCGTCAATGAGGACGATCTGTATCGCGCCCGGATGCTGGTCGCCTCCGACGGCGCGCTGGCGACGCCGGAAAGCGGCGCGGCCTTGCTGGACTCCCTTCCGCTCGGCGCGAGCCGGACTATGGAAGGGGAACGGCTGCGCGTCGCCCGCGAACGCGAACTGACGCTGACGATCATGGAGATCGACGGCGTCGAAGCCGTCAGGGTCCATCTCGCCGAGCCGGAGCAATCGGTCTTCGTGCGCGAAAGCAATCCGCCATCCGCATCCGTCATGCTCCGCCTCGCCAAGGGGCGCCAGCTCAGCGGCAGCCAGGTAACCGCCATCGCCAATCTCGTCGCGAGTTCGGTATCCGGGCTTTCGATCGACGACATTCGCATCGTCGACCAGCACGGCCGGCTCCTCTCCGAGAAGGAAAGCGAGAAGACCGACGCGCTGGACCTACAGTCGCGCATGGAAGGCAAGCTGCGGACGCAGGTCAATCAACTGCTTACCCCGGTGCTCGGCTCGGGCAATTTCTCCACCGAGGTCCAGGTCGAACTGGACATGGACGAAAAGACATCCGCCCGGGAATCCTATGAAAAGGACGGCGCGGTAAGGCAGGAAACGGAAGAATTGTCCCAGTCCGCGAACGGTTCCGGAGCGGCCGTGGGCGTGCCCGGCATCCTTTCCAACACGCCGCCCCCGCCCGCCCAGGCCGAGGAAGGCGCGCCGCAGGGTTCTTCGCCCGCGCAGCAAGCCGCGCCGACCGCAAACCAGCCGATGGCCGGAGAGACGCGGGCCTCGCGCACCTACGAGTTGGGCCGCGAGGTTTCGGTGCTCAACAGCGCCCCGGGCCGCATCAAGCAATTGTCGGTGGCGGTCGCGCTCAGCGCGGAAGCCATGAAGAAAAGCAAGGCATCCGACGTGGACAAGATCAAGGCGCTGGTCAGCGCGGCGGTCGGCGCGGACGCCACGCGCGGCGATCAGGTCGCCGTGATGGTGCGCAGCTTCGAGACCACCGAGATCGAACAGCCGCAATTCTATGAAACCGCCTGGTTCGCGACCCTTGTCCGCAACGGCGTCGCGCTGCTCGGCGTCCTGCTCGTGCTGCTGCTGGGCGTGCGCCCCTTGCTGCGGATGCTGAGCCGCAACAGCCAGCGCCCGAATGAAACGCTGCCGGCATTCGCGGCGCCTGCCGACAGCGACGCTATCGCCCCTTCCGGCGGGCCTGATCCCATCGACCGATCCCTGCTGAACCGGCAGGTCGGGGCCGCGCAAAGGCTGGTCGAGGAACGGCCCGACCGCGCGGTCATCGCCTTGCGGCAGATGCTGAATCAGTCTCAGAACGGAGCGTCGTGA
- the fliE gene encoding flagellar hook-basal body complex protein FliE, translated as MNPINSGAGAAGVHDIIALRQQIIDRSQLLQQLRAPDAQAASSAAQGPAGGFSDNLRTALDKVNQTQATAEALSTGYEKGEVTDIAKVMMARQEAGLAFEATLQVRNKLLSAYQDIMRMGV; from the coding sequence ATGAACCCGATCAATTCCGGCGCGGGCGCCGCGGGCGTCCACGACATCATCGCGCTGCGCCAGCAGATCATCGACCGCTCGCAATTGCTGCAGCAGCTTCGGGCGCCCGATGCGCAAGCCGCAAGCAGCGCCGCACAAGGGCCTGCCGGCGGATTTTCGGACAATCTCCGCACCGCGCTCGACAAGGTCAACCAGACCCAGGCCACCGCCGAAGCCTTGTCGACAGGTTATGAAAAGGGCGAAGTCACCGACATCGCCAAGGTCATGATGGCCCGGCAGGAAGCCGGCCTGGCCTTCGAGGCCACGCTTCAGGTCCGGAACAAGCTGTTGTCCGCCTATCAGGACATCATGCGGATGGGGGTATGA
- a CDS encoding sigma-54 interaction domain-containing protein: MKAAQFTPEAMQQHWNLAHRLTAILSTGVTGQDVRICDEAEEPVPNCRDMALRTGRSPALERIEGTARLRLTYTDAMGEATLSAAVAAATRPGMPIAVDPESLSILALAERLADSDIPVLITGPTGTGKEVLSRFIHESSARRKGPFIAINCAAMPETMLEAMLFGHEKGSFTGANAASEGFFRAADGGTLLLDEIAEMPLTLQAKLLRALQEGEVVPIGSTRPVKVDVRIIACANRDLPDEVEQGRFRADLYYRLNVFPLALRALNERPQDIGALAFSLLLRHTPAGRPIPWISDAALAMLKLHSWPGNVRELENIMRRALLLAQGKERIDPDHIAFDHAARSVSRMEIEQPQPSTAKLSNIVQLSEARAIMATLEACGGRRAAAAKELGISERTLRYRLASFREAGLAVNGGRA, encoded by the coding sequence ATGAAAGCGGCGCAATTCACGCCTGAAGCGATGCAGCAGCACTGGAACCTGGCGCACAGGCTGACCGCGATTCTTTCAACCGGGGTGACCGGGCAGGACGTCCGGATCTGCGACGAGGCCGAAGAGCCGGTTCCGAACTGCCGGGACATGGCCCTGCGCACCGGCAGAAGCCCGGCGCTCGAGCGGATCGAGGGAACCGCCCGGCTTCGGCTGACCTATACCGACGCCATGGGCGAAGCGACCCTTTCCGCCGCGGTCGCCGCGGCGACCCGTCCGGGCATGCCCATCGCGGTCGATCCGGAGAGCCTTTCGATCCTCGCGCTCGCGGAACGTCTCGCCGACAGCGACATCCCGGTTCTCATCACCGGCCCGACCGGCACCGGCAAGGAAGTGCTGTCGCGCTTCATCCATGAATCCAGCGCGCGCCGCAAAGGCCCGTTCATCGCGATCAATTGCGCCGCGATGCCGGAGACGATGCTCGAAGCCATGCTGTTCGGCCATGAAAAGGGATCGTTCACCGGCGCCAACGCGGCCAGCGAAGGCTTTTTCCGGGCCGCCGACGGCGGAACCCTGCTGCTCGACGAAATCGCCGAAATGCCGCTGACGCTTCAGGCCAAGCTGCTGCGCGCCCTGCAGGAAGGCGAAGTGGTGCCGATCGGCTCGACCCGCCCGGTCAAGGTGGACGTGCGGATCATCGCCTGCGCCAACCGCGATCTGCCCGACGAAGTCGAGCAGGGCCGCTTCCGCGCCGACCTTTACTATCGCCTCAATGTTTTCCCGCTGGCCCTGCGCGCGCTCAACGAGCGGCCGCAGGATATCGGCGCGCTCGCCTTCTCGCTCCTGCTCCGCCACACTCCGGCGGGCCGGCCGATCCCCTGGATCAGCGACGCGGCGCTCGCCATGCTCAAGCTGCACTCCTGGCCGGGCAATGTCCGCGAGCTGGAGAATATCATGCGCCGCGCGCTGCTGCTGGCCCAGGGCAAGGAACGGATCGATCCCGATCATATCGCATTCGATCATGCCGCGCGCAGCGTCTCGCGCATGGAAATCGAACAGCCCCAGCCATCCACCGCCAAGCTGTCCAATATCGTCCAGCTTTCGGAAGCACGGGCCATCATGGCCACGCTGGAAGCCTGCGGCGGACGCCGCGCGGCGGCGGCGAAAGAGCTTGGCATTTCCGAGCGGACGCTGCGCTATCGCCTGGCTTCGTTCCGTGAAGCCGGCCTCGCGGTCAATGGAGGCCGGGCATGA
- a CDS encoding flagellin, with protein MSVINTNISALRASNASTSAEKLMGNAMERLSSGKRINSAKDDAAGLAIATTMTSQVRGMNQAIRNANDGISLAQTAEGALGEVTNMLQRIRELATQAASATYSATDQANLQVEVSELTTQLVSVLDNTKFNGVALFHTGAAAPAAGDNFAIQVGANEGDTITINKAHIDKTNLNNTAATGFKVDGADAATGRTNAGDTITNVDTALTSVTSARAQLGAAQSRLESAVNNLTNNVTNLSEARSRIEDTDYSAETTKLAKAQILAQASTAMLAQANQSQQNVLSLLR; from the coding sequence ATGTCGGTTATCAACACCAATATCAGTGCCCTGCGGGCGAGCAATGCCTCGACCTCGGCAGAAAAGCTGATGGGCAACGCCATGGAGCGCCTGTCCAGCGGCAAGCGCATCAACAGCGCCAAGGACGACGCCGCCGGTCTTGCCATCGCCACCACCATGACCTCGCAGGTGCGCGGCATGAACCAGGCGATCCGCAACGCCAATGACGGCATCTCGCTCGCTCAGACCGCTGAAGGCGCGCTGGGCGAAGTCACCAACATGCTGCAGCGTATCCGCGAACTGGCGACCCAGGCCGCCAGCGCCACCTATTCGGCTACCGACCAGGCCAACCTGCAGGTCGAAGTTTCCGAACTGACCACGCAACTCGTCAGTGTGCTCGACAACACCAAGTTCAACGGCGTGGCTCTGTTCCACACCGGCGCGGCCGCTCCGGCTGCTGGTGACAATTTCGCGATCCAGGTCGGCGCGAACGAAGGTGATACCATCACCATCAACAAGGCGCATATCGACAAGACCAACCTGAACAATACGGCTGCGACCGGGTTCAAGGTCGATGGCGCTGATGCTGCCACGGGCCGCACCAATGCCGGCGACACGATCACCAATGTCGACACCGCATTGACCAGCGTTACCTCGGCTCGCGCTCAGCTCGGCGCCGCGCAGAGCCGTCTGGAATCCGCCGTCAACAACCTGACCAACAACGTCACCAATCTTTCGGAAGCGCGTTCGCGCATCGAAGATACCGATTATTCGGCGGAAACGACGAAGCTGGCCAAGGCCCAGATCCTGGCTCAGGCTTCCACGGCGATGCTGGCCCAGGCCAACCAGAGCCAGCAGAACGTGCTTTCGCTGCTGCGTTAA